Proteins from a genomic interval of Sporolactobacillus sp. Y61:
- the tadA gene encoding tRNA adenosine(34) deaminase TadA: protein MAAESDERFMRLAIVEAKKAETLGEVPIGAVIVKDNQVIARGHNRREQLQEPTAHAELLAIIEASRKLGSWRLTGCTLYVTLEPCPMCAGAIVLARVDRLVYGAPDPKAGCAGTLMNLVQETRFNHRAEVESGVLREACGRLLSDFFQKLRSRRKHS from the coding sequence ATGGCAGCTGAATCAGATGAACGGTTTATGAGGCTTGCGATTGTCGAAGCGAAGAAAGCGGAGACCCTCGGTGAGGTTCCGATCGGTGCGGTGATTGTCAAGGACAATCAGGTAATCGCGCGTGGACATAACAGACGCGAGCAGCTGCAGGAGCCTACCGCCCATGCCGAATTACTTGCGATTATCGAAGCGAGCCGGAAACTTGGCTCGTGGCGACTGACCGGATGCACGCTGTATGTCACGCTGGAGCCCTGTCCGATGTGTGCCGGGGCGATTGTTCTGGCGCGTGTGGACCGTCTGGTCTACGGGGCACCGGATCCGAAAGCTGGCTGTGCCGGAACATTGATGAATCTCGTGCAGGAGACGCGTTTTAATCATCGAGCGGAGGTGGAAAGCGGCGTTCTCCGCGAAGCATGCGGCAGGCTGCTGTCTGATTTTTTCCAAAAACTGCGCAGCAGGAGAAAGCATTCCTGA